A window of the Cyanobacteria bacterium GSL.Bin1 genome harbors these coding sequences:
- a CDS encoding PIN domain-containing protein yields MIVVDTNIISYFYLPTEKTTEVERLLIQNPEWAVPILWRSEFRNVLGLYLRKGLLTFDQAYAIVGEAEMLLWDKEFELASFDVLRLVEKSGCSAYDGEFVALAMQLETVLVTEDQKLIKAFPKTAIPLADVLT; encoded by the coding sequence ATGATTGTTGTCGATACGAATATTATTAGTTATTTTTATCTGCCGACGGAGAAAACCACAGAAGTGGAGCGTCTCTTGATCCAAAACCCAGAATGGGCTGTCCCTATTCTCTGGCGCAGTGAATTTCGCAACGTTCTCGGTCTTTATTTACGCAAAGGGTTGTTAACCTTTGACCAGGCTTATGCCATAGTCGGGGAAGCTGAGATGTTGTTATGGGACAAAGAGTTTGAACTTGCTTCCTTTGATGTGCTGCGCTTGGTAGAGAAAAGCGGTTGCTCTGCTTATGATGGTGAGTTTGTCGCTCTAGCAATGCAACTGGAAACGGTACTGGTAACAGAAGATCAAAAACTGATTAAAGCCTTCCCTAAAACGGCTATTCCTTTGGCAGATGTGTTGACGTAA
- a CDS encoding Arc family DNA-binding protein, translating into MATTITVKNLPDDIYERLKEAAKANQRSINSEVIVCLKKNLLSAKVSPQERIDRARQLRKSLKAGDFNLSEIAKGIDSDRL; encoded by the coding sequence ATGGCAACAACAATTACTGTAAAAAACCTACCCGATGACATCTATGAACGTCTCAAAGAAGCTGCTAAAGCCAATCAGCGTAGTATTAACAGTGAGGTCATCGTCTGTCTGAAAAAAAACCTCCTCTCAGCAAAAGTTTCTCCCCAAGAACGGATTGATCGCGCTCGTCAACTTAGAAAATCTCTCAAAGCTGGCGATTTTAACCTCTCCGAAATTGCCAAGGGGATCGATTCAGACCGTCTATGA
- a CDS encoding tetratricopeptide repeat protein: MSELDPNTTKIIALVTVSIILLLVGVTLGRSFLLSRRFEKACQLYEDEKYGDAIPIFKKIIERQKSNDLARLLLGKSFVGQGNLTEAISTFETLTQSSPKNVDAYIELGKVYMQQGKIDSAIAQFEQGAKIKPNRFAEPHRVLGLALKEKGETKAALASLEKAKKLYSAQKAYPMIEAIDEEIDTISEQSKK, from the coding sequence ATGTCAGAACTTGATCCAAACACAACAAAAATTATTGCATTAGTAACCGTTTCGATTATTCTTCTTTTAGTTGGGGTAACTCTAGGAAGAAGTTTTCTCCTTTCCAGACGTTTTGAAAAAGCGTGTCAACTGTATGAAGATGAAAAATATGGGGATGCTATTCCCATTTTTAAGAAAATTATTGAGCGACAAAAGAGTAATGATTTAGCCAGATTATTACTGGGAAAATCTTTCGTGGGGCAAGGAAACTTAACGGAAGCCATTTCTACTTTTGAAACCTTAACCCAAAGTTCTCCCAAAAATGTTGATGCCTATATTGAATTGGGAAAAGTGTATATGCAGCAGGGAAAGATTGACAGCGCGATCGCGCAATTTGAACAAGGAGCAAAAATCAAGCCTAATCGATTTGCCGAACCGCATCGGGTATTAGGGTTAGCCTTAAAAGAAAAAGGAGAAACTAAAGCTGCACTCGCGTCTCTAGAGAAAGCGAAAAAACTCTATTCTGCTCAAAAAGCTTACCCGATGATCGAAGCAATTGATGAAGAAATCGATACCATCAGCGAACAAAGTAAAAAATAG
- a CDS encoding homogentisate phytyltransferase, whose protein sequence is MTSNLEKNLFRDPREWLHSLWKFSRPHTIIGTTLSVFALYFITIAINNVPLNLNNLIPLLFAWIACLGGNVYIVGLNQLEDVSIDKINKPDLPIAAGEFSLKQAQWIVRLTGTLAILLGFIASPWLLFTVGVSLAIGTAYSLPPIRLKRFPFWAALCIFTVRGIIVNLGLFLHFSQTLTEQQFIPPAIWALTLFILIFTIAIAIFKDVPDLEGDKQYNITTFTLLLGKPTILNITRLIISICYIGVILASWRWLPDVNPLFVGMTHSVLLLLLWWRSQNVDLENKIAIAQFYQFIWKLFYLEYLLFPIACFLA, encoded by the coding sequence ATGACTTCTAATCTTGAAAAAAATTTATTCCGTGATCCAAGAGAGTGGTTACATAGCCTTTGGAAATTTTCTCGTCCTCACACCATTATTGGGACAACCCTCAGTGTTTTTGCTTTATATTTTATTACCATTGCTATTAATAATGTTCCCCTCAATTTAAATAATTTAATCCCGCTTTTATTCGCTTGGATAGCGTGTTTGGGCGGGAATGTTTATATTGTCGGTTTAAACCAATTAGAAGATGTTTCGATTGATAAAATTAATAAGCCAGACTTGCCAATTGCTGCTGGTGAATTTTCCTTAAAGCAAGCGCAATGGATTGTCCGATTAACGGGAACGCTTGCCATTTTATTGGGTTTCATTGCTAGTCCCTGGTTACTCTTCACAGTTGGGGTTAGTTTAGCAATTGGCACCGCTTATTCTTTACCGCCCATTCGTTTAAAGCGCTTTCCGTTTTGGGCAGCATTATGTATTTTTACAGTGCGAGGAATAATTGTTAATTTAGGCTTGTTTTTACACTTCAGTCAAACCCTGACTGAACAGCAATTCATTCCGCCCGCAATTTGGGCATTAACGCTATTTATATTGATTTTTACCATCGCGATCGCGATCTTTAAAGATGTTCCTGACTTAGAAGGCGATAAACAATATAACATCACCACCTTTACCCTGCTCTTAGGAAAACCAACCATCTTAAATATTACTCGTCTGATTATTAGTATTTGCTATATCGGAGTGATACTAGCTTCGTGGCGCTGGCTACCCGATGTCAATCCTCTCTTTGTGGGGATGACACATAGCGTATTACTCTTGCTACTGTGGTGGCGTAGCCAAAATGTAGACTTAGAAAATAAAATCGCGATCGCGCAATTTTATCAATTTATTTGGAAGTTATTTTATCTGGAATATTTACTGTTTCCTATCGCTTGTTTTTTAGCTTAA
- a CDS encoding methyltransferase domain-containing protein: MPRNLEQEIQDFYDASSSLWENIWGEHMHHGYYGRSGMNKVSRRQAQIDIIEELLHWGNLRETQTPPQHILDVGCGIGGSTLYLAQKFNATAQGVTLSPEQAKRATERATEANLEEKVQFQVANALALPFADNSFDLVWSLESGEHFPDKAKFIQEADRVLKPGGMLLMATWCHRPTDSLAGELTADEKQHLAEIYRVYCLPYVISLPEYRAIAQEVGFQDIKCDDWSQAVDPFWNIVIDSAFTPQALMGLIQSGWKTVEAALSLGLMSRGYHRGLIRFGILQGISVSDSETT; this comes from the coding sequence ATGCCCCGCAACTTAGAACAAGAAATCCAAGACTTCTATGATGCCTCAAGTTCTCTCTGGGAAAATATTTGGGGGGAACATATGCATCATGGCTATTATGGTCGCAGTGGGATGAATAAAGTATCTCGCCGGCAAGCCCAAATTGATATTATTGAAGAATTACTTCATTGGGGTAATCTGAGGGAGACACAGACCCCTCCGCAACATATCTTAGATGTGGGTTGTGGGATTGGTGGCAGTACTCTATATTTAGCGCAAAAATTTAACGCGACAGCACAAGGTGTCACACTCTCTCCTGAACAAGCAAAACGCGCCACAGAACGGGCAACGGAAGCGAATTTAGAAGAGAAAGTGCAGTTTCAAGTGGCCAATGCCTTAGCGTTACCCTTTGCCGATAATAGTTTTGATTTAGTTTGGTCATTGGAAAGTGGCGAACATTTCCCTGATAAAGCAAAATTTATTCAAGAAGCCGATCGCGTTCTCAAGCCAGGGGGAATGCTATTGATGGCGACGTGGTGTCATCGTCCCACTGATTCTCTAGCAGGGGAATTAACTGCTGATGAAAAGCAACATTTAGCAGAAATTTACCGGGTGTATTGTTTACCTTACGTCATTTCTTTACCTGAATATCGCGCGATCGCGCAAGAAGTGGGTTTTCAAGACATTAAATGCGATGATTGGTCACAAGCGGTCGATCCGTTTTGGAATATTGTCATTGATTCTGCATTTACCCCTCAAGCCCTCATGGGATTAATACAAAGTGGTTGGAAAACGGTTGAAGCTGCTTTATCTTTAGGATTAATGAGTCGGGGATACCATCGCGGCTTAATTCGTTTTGGTATTTTACAAGGAATTTCCGTCAGTGACAGCGAGACAACATGA
- a CDS encoding DUF4276 family protein, with protein sequence MHLEFLVEELSTKQALSLILPKIMGDEVSFKIHAFKGKSDLFKKLPDRLKGYQEWIDDTYKIIILVDEDQEDCKQLKQQLDDIANKVGLVTKSSRNKAESFQVLNPIVVEELEAWFFGDINAICQAYPKISRDLGSKAKYRNPDAITGGTWEALEKVLQSKGYHLGGLEKNNAAREISKYMNPKTNRSKSFQVLYQGLLEIIELSNYSHPD encoded by the coding sequence TTGCATTTAGAATTTTTAGTCGAGGAACTGTCCACAAAACAAGCCCTAAGTTTAATATTACCGAAAATTATGGGAGATGAAGTTTCATTTAAAATTCATGCTTTCAAAGGAAAATCTGACTTATTTAAAAAATTACCTGATCGATTAAAAGGATATCAAGAATGGATTGATGATACTTATAAGATTATTATTTTGGTAGATGAAGACCAAGAAGACTGTAAACAACTAAAACAACAATTAGATGATATTGCAAACAAAGTAGGATTAGTAACTAAGTCTTCAAGGAATAAAGCAGAATCTTTTCAAGTACTGAATCCGATAGTAGTTGAAGAGCTAGAAGCATGGTTCTTTGGTGATATTAATGCAATTTGCCAAGCCTATCCTAAAATTTCTCGTGATTTAGGAAGCAAAGCCAAATATCGTAATCCTGATGCAATTACTGGAGGAACTTGGGAAGCATTAGAAAAAGTTCTACAAAGTAAAGGTTATCATCTAGGAGGGTTAGAGAAAAACAATGCTGCAAGAGAAATTTCTAAATATATGAATCCAAAAACAAATCGCTCTAAAAGTTTTCAAGTACTTTATCAAGGATTATTGGAAATTATTGAATTATCGAATTACAGTCATCCTGATTAA